One Pseudopipra pipra isolate bDixPip1 chromosome 26, bDixPip1.hap1, whole genome shotgun sequence DNA window includes the following coding sequences:
- the PNMT gene encoding phenylethanolamine N-methyltransferase produces MSSLAELREGYERFDPRAYLRNNYLPPRADFSSEEFVVPWKLRCLADTFASGEIRGQTLIDVGSGPTIYQLLSACDHFEEIVATDYLAVNREELGRWVRGDPGAFDWSPFIQHVCKIEGRGEPWQDKERRLRDRLRRILPIDVHRPDPLGAPLDPPADALLSAFCLEAVSPDRAAFARALLHVGSLLRPGGHALLLGALGESFYLAGPARLPVVPLALADVRAALAGAGLALRELRSYEMPPALRTGVDDVHGVFFAHAQKPPQGH; encoded by the exons ATGAGCAGCCTGGCCGAGCTCCGCGAGGGCTACGAGCGCTTCGACCCCCGCGCGTACCTGCGCAACAACTACCTCCCCCCCCGCGCCGACTTCTCCTCCGAGGAGTTCGTGGTGCCCTGGAAGCTGCGATGCCTCGCCGACACCTTCGCCAGCG GTGAGATCCGGGGCCAGACCCTGATCGATGTGGGCTCGGGCCCCACCATCTACCAACTGCTGAGCGCCTGCGACCACTTCGAGGAGATCGTGGCCACCGACTACCTGGCGGTGaacagggaggagctgggccGGTGGGTGCGGGGGGACCCCGGAGCCTTCGACTGGAGCCCCTTCATCCAGCACGTCTGCAAGATCGAGGGCCGCGG GGAGCCGTGGCAGGACAAGGAGCGCCGGCTGCGGGATCGCCTCCGCCGGATCCTGCCCATCGACGTGCACCGCCCGGACCCGCTGGGGGCCCCCCTGGACCCTCCGGCCGACGCTCTGCTCTCGGCCTTCTGCCTGGAGGCCGTGAGCCCCGACCGCGCCGCCTTCGCGCGGGCGCTGCTGCACGTGGGGTCCCTGCTGCGCCCGGGGGGCCACGCGCTGCTCCTGGGGGCCCTGGGCGAGTCCTTCTACctggcggggccggcgcggctGCCCGTGGTGCCGCTGGCCTTGGCCGACGTGCGGGCGGCGCTGGCGGGCGCGGGGCTGGCGCTGCGGGAGCTGCGCAGCTACGAGATGCCCCCGGCGCTGCGCACCGGCGTGGACGACGTGCACGGGGTGTTCTTCGCCCACGCCCAGAAACCCCCCCAGGGGCACTGA
- the PGAP3 gene encoding post-GPI attachment to proteins factor 3, whose amino-acid sequence MAARPALLLLLLAAAAGPARGSQGDREPLYRECLSRCERQNCSGAALRHFRDRQPLYMGLTGWTCRDDCQYECMWLTVRLYQRGGHRVPQFHGKWPFWRFLCFQEPASALASFLNGLASLVMLRRYRAAVPPAAPYGTCTAFAGVSLNAWFWSTVFHTRDTALTEKLDYFCASAAVLHSVYLCCVRTLGLQRPALISIFRAFLLLFLTCHISYLSLVRFDYGYNLAANAALGMLTVGWWLRWCLGHGRRLPHVWKCAAAVLLLQALALLELLDFPPLLWVLDAHALWHIGTIPLNVLFYSFLMDDSLYLLKANSDLLKVD is encoded by the exons aTGGCGGCGCGGCccgcgctgctgctgctgctgctggcggcggcggcgggcccggcccgCGGCTCGCAGGGGGACCGGGAGCCGCTGTACCGGGAGTGCCTGAGCCGCTGCGAGCGGCAGAACTGCTCGGGGGCCGCCCTGCGGCACTTCCGGGACCGCCAGCCGCTCTACATGGGCCTGACAG GCTGGACGTGCCGGGACGACTGTCAGTACGAGTGCATGTGGCTCACGGTGCGGCTCTACCAGCGCGGGGGGCACCGGGTGCCGCAGTTCCACGGCAAG TGGCCGTTCTGGAGGTTCCTGTGTTTCCAGGAGCCCGCCTCCGCCCTCGCCTCCTTCCTGAACGGCCTGGCCAGCCTGGTGATGCTGCGGCGCTACCGCGCGGCCGTGCCCCCCGCCGCGCCCTACGGGACCTGCACCGCCTTCGCCGGG gtCTCCTTAAACGCCTGGTTCTGGTCCACGGTTTTCCACACGCGGGACACGGCGCTGACGGAG aaaCTGGATTATTTCTGCGCTTCGGCCGCCGTCCTGCACTCGGTGTACCTGTGCTGTGTCAg gaCGCTGGGGCTGCAGCGCCCAGCCTTAATCAGCATCTTcagggccttcctcctcctcttcctcacctgCCACATCTCCTACCTGAGCCTCGTGCGCTTCGACTACGGCTACAACCTGGCGGCCAACGCGGCCCTGG GAATGCTGACGGTGGGCTGGTGGCTGCGCTGGTGCCTGGGGCACGGCCGGCGCCTCCCGCACGTGTGGAAATGCGCGGCCgcggtgctgctgctccaggcgCTGGCGCTGCTGGAGCTCCTGGACTTCCCGCCCCTGCTCTGGGTGCTGGACGCCCACGCGCTCTGGCACATCGGGACCATCCCCCTCAACGTGCTCTTCTACAG TTTCCTGATGGACGACAGCCTCTACCTCCTGAAGGCCAACTCCGACCTCCTCAAAGTGGACTAG
- the TCAP gene encoding telethonin — protein MVGPGVVGGCGGGLSARLGCSVSERDVGRGETFSAEWLDLELSTRPEERWCRREVDTARRESLEQRGAVRVLQQRSPWGLLRVGVLGQPLAQHLLPYARTFPVPLFAPPDLRGAKGGLPRTLSRSLSHEAQRG, from the exons ATGGTGGGCCCCGGCGTGGTGGGGGGCTGCGGCGGGGGGCTCTCAGCCCGCCTGGGCTGCTCCGTCAGCGAGCGGGACGTGGGCAGGGGAGAGACCTTCAGTGCCGAGTGGCTGGACCTGGAGCTCAGCACCCGGCCCGAGGAGCG GTGGTGCCGGCGGGAGGTGGACACGGCGCGCCGGGAGTCGCTGGAGCAGCGCGGGGCCGTGCGGGTGCTGCAGCAGCGCTCGCCCTGGGGGCTGCTCCGggtgggggtcctggggcaACCCCTGgcccagcacctcctgccctaCGCCCGAACCTTCCCCGTACCCCTCTTCGCCCCCCCAGACCTCCGCGGAGCCAAGGGGGGGCTCCCCCGGACCCTCTCCCGCTCCCTCTCCCACGAGGCCCAGCGGGGCTGA
- the ERBB2 gene encoding receptor tyrosine-protein kinase erbB-2, which produces MIRAGGCLGAGLLLLAALCPPAPAEVCTGTDMKLLRPSSPESHYETLRHLYQGCQVVQGNLELTYLPPDADTAFLKDIKEVQGYVLIAENQVRGLELQSLRIIRGTQLFQDRYALAVVGNAGPAGTPGLLQLGMRHLTEILKGGVHIERNPQLCFQETILWSDILHRHNEFRGEIHVESTRSRSCPDCRALCSEGHCWGESPRDCQTLTNSICHGCPRCKGTKPTDCCHEQCAAGCTGPKHSDCLACLNFNRSGICELHCPPLVIYNSDTFESMPNPDGRYTFGASCVTQCPYNYLATEVGSCTLVCPQNSQEVTVNNVQKCEKCSKPCPEVCYGLGVDFLKGVRAVNASNIQHFSGCAKIFGSLAFLPETFAGDPSTNTPPLDPKLLRIFESLEELTGFLYIAAWPPEMEDLGVFQNLRVIRGRVLHNGAYSLTLRDLAVQALGLRALQEISSGMVLVHHNPQLCFLQKVPWDSIFRNPRQRLFQTHNKPPEQCESEGLVCFHLCAHGHCWGPGPTQCVACERFLRGQECVASCNLLDGAVREHANGTRCLPCHPECQPQNGTETCFGSDADQCVACAHYKDAQQCVRRCPSGVKADASFVPVWKYPDEDGVCQLCPTNCTHSCTIRDEDGCPVDQKPSQVTSIIAGVVGALLVIVLLLITVICVKRRRQQERKHTMRRLLQETELVEPLTPSGALPNQAQMRILKETELKKVKVLGSGAFGTVYKGIWIPDGESVKIPVAIKVLRENTSPKANKEILDEAYVMAGVGSPYVSRLLGICLTSTVQLVTQLMPYGCLLDYVRENKDHIGSQDLLNWCVQIAKGMSYLEEVRLVHRDLAARNVLVKSPNHVKITDFGLARLLDIDETEYHADGGKVPIKWMALESILRRRFTHQSDVWSYGVTVWELMTFGAKPYDGIPAREIPDLLEKGERLPQPPICTIDVYMIMVKCWMIDSECRPKFRELVTEFSRMARDPQRFVVIQNDLVGLPGSMDSTFYRALLEEEDMDDLVDAEEYLVPHHGFFSADTSTTYRSRISSMRSTAESPAKVEEGEGLSSFPFPAQGLVEGPESPVPEVPEGDGGVKAALQSPPGREPGPLPRYSEDPTGLAAEDSEDPEGFTAAAPHSTMPEYVNQAGERPPRAPPSPPDKPKGHQGKNGLIKDPKLPFPGPFSHAVENPEYLAPPPGPFSQAFDNPYYWNQDPPKGGGPEGGPSTTPTAENPEYLGLAGPDAAAV; this is translated from the exons ATGATCAGGGCCGGGGGCTGCCTCGGCGCGGGGCTCCTGCTGCTCGCCGCCCtctgcccccccgcccccgccgaAG TCTGCACCGGCACCGACATGAAGCTGCTGCGACCCTCCAGCCCCGAGAGCCACTACGAGACCCTGCGGCACCTCTACCAGGGCTGCCAGGTGGTCCAGGGCAACCTGGAGCTCACCTACCTGCCCCCCGACGCCGACACCGCCTTCCTCAAG GACATCAAGGAGGTGCAGGGGTACGTACTGATCGCGGAGAACCAGGTgagggggctggagctgcagagcctgcGCATCATCCGCGGGACGCAGCTCTTCCAGGACCGCTACGCCCTGGCCGTGGTGGGCAACGCCGGCCCCGCCGGCACCCCGGGGCTGCTCCAGCTTGGCATGAGGCACCTCACAG AGATCCTGAAGGGAGGGGTGCACATCGAGAGGAACCCCCAGCTGTGCTTCCAGGAGACCATCCTGTGGAGCGACATCCTGCACCGGCACAACGAGTTCCGGGGCGAGATCCACGTGGAGAGCACCCGCAGCCGCAGCT GTCCCGACTGCCGGGCGCTGTGCTCCgaggggcactgctggggcgAGAGCCCACGGGACTGCCAGACCT TGACCAACAGCATCTGCCACGGCTGCCCCCGCTGCAAGGGCACGAAGCCCACGGACTGTTGCCACGAGCAATGCGCCGCCGGCTGCACCGGCCCCAAGCACTCCGACTGCCTG GCGTGCCTGAACTTCAACAGGAGCGGGATCTGCGAGCTGCACTGCCCCCCCCTCGTCATCTACAACTCGGACACCTTCGAGTCGATGCCCAACCCCGACGGGCGCTACACCTTCGGTGCCAGCTGTGTCACCCAGTGTCCCT acAACTACCTTGCCACGGAGGTGGGGTCCTGCACCCTCGTGTGCCCCCAGAACAGCCAGGAGGTCACGGTCAACAACGTCCAGAAGTGTGAGAAGTGCAGCAAACCCTGCCCGGAGG TGTGCTACGGGCTGGGAGTGGATTTCCTCAAGGGTGTCCGTGCCGTGAACGCCTCCAACATCCAGCACTTCTCCGGCTGCGCCAAGATTTTCGGGAGCTTGGCCTTCCTGCCCGAGACCTTCGCCGG GGACCCCAGCACCAACACACCACCCCTGGACCCCAAACTCCTGCGGATCTTCGAGAGCCTCGAGGAGCTGACGG GCTTCCTCTACATCGCTGCCTGGCCGCCTGAGATGGAGGACCTGGGAGTCTTCCAAAACCTGCGGGTCATCCGGGGCCGTGTCCTGCACAA CGGCGCCTACTCGCTGACGCTGCGGGACCTGGCGGTGCAGGCGCTGGGGCTGCGGGCCCTGCAGGAGATCAGCAGTGGGATGGTGCTCGTCCACCAcaacccccagctctgcttcctccaGAAGGTGCCCTGGGACAGCATCTTCCGCAACCCCCGCCAGCGCCTCTTCCAGACGCACAACAAGCCCCCCGAGCAGTGTG AGAGCGAGGGGCTGGTTTGCTTCCACCTCTGTgcccacgggcactgctggggccccGGCCCTACCCAGTGCGTGGCCTGCGAGCGGTTCCTGCGCGGCCAGGAGTGCGTGGCCTCCTGCAACCTCCTGGATGG AGCCGTCCGGGAACACGCCAACGGGACTCGGTGCCTGCCGTGCCACCCCGAGTGCCAGCCCCAGAACGGCACCGAGACCTGCTTCGGATCG GATGCAGACCAGTGCGTGGCCTGTGCCCACTACAAGGACGCCCAGCAGTGCGTGCGGCGCTGCCCCAGCGGGGTCAAGGCCGACGCCTCCTTCGTGCCCGTCTGGAAATACCCGGACGAGGACGGGGtgtgccagctctgccccaccaactgcacccACTC GTGCACCATCCGGGATGAGGACGGGTGTCCCGTGGACCAGAAGCCGAG ccaGGTGACGTCCATCATCGCCGGCGTGGTGGGGGCTCTGCTGGTCATCGTCCTGCTCCTCATCACCGTCATCTGCGTCAAGCGCCGGCGGCAGCAGGAGCGCAAGCACACCATGAGGCGCCTGCTGCAGGAGACCGAG CTGGTGGAGCCGCTGACACCCAGCGGGGCCCTCCCCAACCAAGCCCAGATGCGGATCCTCAAGGAGACCGAGCTCAAGAAAGTGAAAGTTTTGGGTTCTGGTGCTTTTGGCACCGTCTACAAG GGCATCTGGATCCCCGATGGGGAGAGCGTAAAGATCCCGGTGGCCATCAAGGTCTTGCGGGAGAACACGTCGCCCAAAGCCAACAAGGAGATCCTGGAC GAGGCCTATGTGATGGCGGGGGTGGGCAGCCCCTACGTGTCCCGGCTGCTGGGCATCTGCCTGACCTCCACGGTGCAGCTGGTGACGCAGCTGATGCCCTACGGCTGCCTCCTGGACTATGTGAGGGAGAACAAGGACCACATCGGCTCCCAGGACCTGCTCAACTGGTGTGTGCAGATCGCCAAG GGGATGAGCTACCTGGAGGAGGTGAGGCTGGTGCACCGGGACTTGGCCGCTCGCAACGTCCTCGTCAAGAGCCCCAACCACGTCAAGATCACGGACTTCGGGCTGGCGCGGCTGCTCGACATCGACGAGACCGAGTACCACGCTGATGGGGGCAag gTCCCCATCAAGTGGATGGCGCTGGAGTCCATCCTCCGCCGGCGCTTCACGCACCAGAGCGACGTCTGGAGCTACG GTGTCACCGTGTGGGAGCTGATGACGTTTGGGGCGAAGCCGTACGACGGGATCCCCGCGCGGGAGATCCCGGACCTGCTGGAGAAGGGGGAGCGGCTCCCGCAGCCGCCCATCTGCACCATCGACGTCTACATGATCATGGTGAAAT GCTGGATGATCGACTCCGAGTGCCGGCCCAAGTTCCGGGAGCTGGTCACTGAGTTCTCCCGCATGGCCCGGGACCCCCAGCGCTTCGTGGTCATCCAG AACGACCTGGTGGGGCTGCCAGGCTCCATGGACAGCACCTTCTACCGGgcgctgctggaggaggaggacatggaTGACCTGGTGGATGCCGAGGAGTACCTGGTGCCTCACCATGGCTTCTTCAGCGCCGACACCTCCACCACCTACCGCAGCCGCATCTCCTCCATGCGG AGCACGGCAGAGTCTCCGGCCAAGGTGGAGGAGGGCGAGGGCTtgtcctccttccccttccccgcCCAGGGCCTGGTGGAGGGGCCGGAGAGCCCTGTGCCCGAGGTGCCAGAGGGGGATGGGGGGGTCaaggcagccctgcagagccccccgGGGCGGGAGCCCGGCCCCCTGCCCCGGTACAGCGAGGATCCCACTGGGCTGGCGGCCGAGGACAGCGAGGACCCCGAGGGCTTCACCGCCGCGGCCCCCCACAGCACCATGCCAG AGTATGTGAACCAGGCCGGGGAGCGTCCCCCCCGCGCACCCCCGTCCCCGCCGGACAAGCCCAAGGGGCACCAGGGCAAGAACGGGCTCATCAAGGACCCCAAGCTCCCGTTCCCGGGGCCCTTCAGCCACGCCGTGGAGAACCCCGAGTACCTGGCACCGCCCCCCGGGCCCTTCAGCCAGGCCTTCGACAACCCCTACTACTGGAACCAGGACCCCCCCAAGGGCGGGGGGCCCGAGGGTGGTCCCAGCACAACGCCCACGGCCGAGAACCCCGAGTACCTGGGCCTGGCCGGGCCCGACGCCGCCGCCGTGTGA